GGTGATCATCACCGGCAACGTCGTGCGTTGAAGCTCCATCACGGGCGGGCACCTTCCGGCGACGGGGGTGCCCAACCTTTTGATGGCCGGGCTGTGTGGGCAGCCCACGCAGGCTCACAGGGGCGCGGCGCTAGAGTCCGGGGATGAGGTACCTGACCGCTGGAGAATCGCACGGGCCGCAGTTGACGGCCATTTTGGAGGGGCTGCCGTCGCAGTTGCCGCTCGGCAAAGCCGACATCGACCCTTGGCTCAAGAAGCGTCAGGGGGGCTATGGCCGGGGGCGGCGCATGGTCATCGAATCCGACGAGGCCGAGATCCTGAGCGGCGTGCGGGCCGGACGCACGACGGGCGCGCCCATCACGCTGGCGATCGCCAACAAGGACCACCGCAACTGGACTGAGATTATGTCGCCCGAGTCGGGCGGCGAGCCGCGCAAGAAGGCCCTCACCGACGCCCGTCCCGGCCACGCCGATCTCACGGGGGGGGTCAAGTACCGCCACAAGGACCTGCGCGACGTGCTGGAGCGCGCCAGCGCCCGCGAGACGGCGGCGCGGGTGGCTGTGGGCAGTGTGGCCCTCAAGCTCCTCTCCGAACTGGGGGTGGAGGGCGCCAACTACGTCTCCAGCTTGGCAGGCATCGAGACGCGCCAGGCCTTCTCGTGGGACGCCCTGGATGCCATCGAGGACAGTGACCTGCGCACTCCCGACGCCGCCGCCGCCGAGCAGATGCGGGAGCGTATCGACCAGGCCAAGAAGGACGGCGACACCCTGGGCGGCATCCTGGAGGTGCGTTTCCGAGGTCTGCCGGTGGGTCTGGGCAGCTTCGTGCACTCCGACCGCAAACTCGACGGCAAGATCGCCCAGGCCGCGCTCAGCGTGCAGGCGATGAAGGGGGTGGAGATCGGCCGCGCCTTCGAGAACGCGGTAAAGCCGGGCAGCAGTGTCCACGA
The DNA window shown above is from Deinococcus sp. Leaf326 and carries:
- the aroC gene encoding chorismate synthase yields the protein MRYLTAGESHGPQLTAILEGLPSQLPLGKADIDPWLKKRQGGYGRGRRMVIESDEAEILSGVRAGRTTGAPITLAIANKDHRNWTEIMSPESGGEPRKKALTDARPGHADLTGGVKYRHKDLRDVLERASARETAARVAVGSVALKLLSELGVEGANYVSSLAGIETRQAFSWDALDAIEDSDLRTPDAAAAEQMRERIDQAKKDGDTLGGILEVRFRGLPVGLGSFVHSDRKLDGKIAQAALSVQAMKGVEIGRAFENAVKPGSSVHDAVYYRGGTYARDTNGAGGLEAGMTNGEELIVRVAMKPIATLMKPLPTVNVVSHEPSDAARERSDTTAVPAAGVILQCVIGWVLAEAMLEKFGGDTLPELQERVAAARAFAGAY